ACAGCACCACAATCAGAGGCACCGCAACTGCACATGCAATCCCACTGGCAATCATCAGGACTTTGTTCTGCCTATCATCCCTAGCGTTATCCAGAGTTCTGAAATCCACACATTGCTCGTTCCCAGATGCCAAAGACTTAGTAACCAGGCACACTGTGTAGAGCTGGTTAGGTATCAGATATTCCAAGAGGAGTTTTCCTTGCCCCACCACTGCATCAATTGATTCTTTATCATCTTTTGCGTCATATGGAAAATAGACCACAGTTAAGGGTGTGTCGCTAGGCAAGCCTTCAGATGTCCATAGCAAGACTGCTGTGTCACTTGTCTCCTCCACTACCTCAATGTATCTGACATCAGCTATCTTTTTTGTCTTCTCGTTTACCATTAGACCTTTACCGCCCTTGCCTTGCTGGATCTTAGCTGGTTTGTCTCCAGCAGGTGGGGATCTCTGTACTCCTTTGCCTGGTTCCAGACTTTTCTTGATTGATAGAGGTAACTGCATGGATATGGCAGCTTTGGTTGTAAGCAAGACAGTGCTAAAGGATGTAGAAAATGGGATCCCAGTCCCTGCAACAGACGTCACAGGTTGAACAAGTTTGGAATCTGCATCTGGCCTCTTGGTTATTTTCAGCACTATTGGCTCTGTTGCGGTTTCCACTCCATCCACAGACAAGGTGATGTATGCCTTTGCATTCCCCGCAACGTTCTTGGCCATGCAACGATAATCACCAGCATCCTTCAACACGATATTATGCAAACTGAGGATGGACCAACGAACACCCTCACCAGGAGATTCCTGCACAACTACagatttttgaaaatgtgagCATCAGAAATAACTAAAAAATATAAGATTAAAGGATGTTTTGGAGGTTGATGGAACTTCTATACCTGTGTTGTCCACAGCCGATCCATCAGCTCTGGTCCACAGAAGGGTGGGGGTAGGAAAACCAGTGGCATCACAGCGCAGGAGCACATTGCTACCCAGTGGTGAAGTGATCTTGGTGGCTGAGTTCATGATTGATGGCTTGAGGCACTGATCCAGTTCAGCTCGCTGGAAGAGAACGCCAGCTAGGTTATCTGGTCCACTGCATGTCAAGAATGGATCCATTAGCACCGCAGGTATGTTGGTCATCTTTGACAACTCAATGAGCTTGGAAATCCGACAGTCACAGTACCAGGGATTGTCCTGCAGACctacaaatatatttgtttataatatGTCCATGAAAACTATGTCAAATTTGTTAAAATGTTGAAAATCTCAATTAAACTTGGGTAATAAACATGAAACTTATACGTTACAATATTGATTGCGAAATTCACATTTTCATATGTTGACAGTTTAAATTCACCAATACCCTCAAGTCCCAGGATATAGGCAAGTTGAATGGCTCAGTGAACTTGAACATTTTGAAATGGTAACCCATGTACATTACTTTACAGTTTAACTTGTTATTTTTCTTACTTAGACAGAAATTAAACTTAAAAGCAGCAAGTCACTTTCATCAAATCAAACATGTGTCTTGCAAATCTTAAAGCGAGGATGTCTTGTCTGACTAGCATCAGGTGTTGGACATTAATTCACACAGTCTGCCCATAATTCTGTCTATGGCCGGATGGTAGTTCAGTTGACTGTAAACAAGGAATGAGACATTCCACTGATGCAGCTGAACAGCTGGGTGGTGGTACCTGTTAATTTCTTTTTGATACAGGGTACTATGTCCTAAGGGCTTTTGCTTTTGTGCTTTAcaccagtggttttcaaactgggtGCAACTGCTTTTTTTAATAGAGCCTATTATATGGTCatggatgtcaaaagtaccagtacatAAGTACAacgctaaataaaaaaaaattaaaaaaatgttttttccagTCTGCAGCTGTGATTGGAGCTGTGAATGTTAAAATGTGCTTCTTGATCAAAATGCCTGTCTGATGTGA
This region of Xyrauchen texanus isolate HMW12.3.18 chromosome 23, RBS_HiC_50CHRs, whole genome shotgun sequence genomic DNA includes:
- the LOC127617230 gene encoding leucine-rich repeat, immunoglobulin-like domain and transmembrane domain-containing protein 3 translates to MVECWNLMCMSVCGLAGSAECRMYCLLVAQVLLGCWSVAQPFCPSQCTCVYHGHSDGTGTRSVLCNDPDMSDIPVNVPVDTIKLRVEKTAVRRVPNEAFYYLTELRYLWITYNSITSVDPGSFYNLKVLHELRLDGNMISTFPWESLKEMPSLKTLDLHNNRLTSVAVEAAPYLVNITYLDISSNKLTTLPSDLVDIWPPFSGILPSVNALQKTVLGLQDNPWYCDCRISKLIELSKMTNIPAVLMDPFLTCSGPDNLAGVLFQRAELDQCLKPSIMNSATKITSPLGSNVLLRCDATGFPTPTLLWTRADGSAVDNTVVQESPGEGVRWSILSLHNIVLKDAGDYRCMAKNVAGNAKAYITLSVDGVETATEPIVLKITKRPDADSKLVQPVTSVAGTGIPFSTSFSTVLLTTKAAISMQLPLSIKKSLEPGKGVQRSPPAGDKPAKIQQGKGGKGLMVNEKTKKIADVRYIEVVEETSDTAVLLWTSEGLPSDTPLTVVYFPYDAKDDKESIDAVVGQGKLLLEYLIPNQLYTVCLVTKSLASGNEQCVDFRTLDNARDDRQNKVLMIASGIACAVAVPLIVVLFYKILCLYCKENSSRSNGPDDDLSKETYLKFETLTMKQRTLNGQANDIWARRQTQESERMLLCSRSSIDSQMTYKSDSSRSEYLC